The proteins below come from a single Parageobacillus thermoglucosidasius genomic window:
- a CDS encoding TetR/AcrR family transcriptional regulator produces the protein MAEKPLKDRIIDTALHLFEKYGYHGVTVDRIVTESDTSKGGFYHNFKSKDELLYHIHDVFITYALNKAQEAYKNYTTPTERLYAIIQSFVKVFHVYKPHITVFYQESTYLKPEYSEKINRKRDEFKQIIFRVIREGIEAGEFRPELSVEITGMSIIGMVNWTYKWYNPEGPLSIEQIAKYFADFILHAVLKEEMKNKPSISPFLLSPLFHSFSKEK, from the coding sequence ATGGCAGAAAAACCGCTCAAAGACCGAATTATTGACACCGCTCTTCACCTCTTTGAAAAATATGGGTATCACGGTGTGACCGTTGACCGCATTGTGACGGAAAGCGATACGTCAAAAGGCGGGTTTTACCATAACTTTAAGTCAAAAGACGAGCTGCTTTATCACATTCATGACGTATTTATTACGTATGCTTTGAATAAGGCGCAGGAAGCGTATAAAAATTACACAACCCCGACTGAGCGCTTATATGCCATTATCCAGTCGTTTGTTAAAGTGTTTCATGTATATAAGCCGCATATTACTGTTTTTTATCAGGAAAGCACATATTTAAAGCCGGAATACTCGGAAAAGATCAACCGGAAACGTGACGAGTTCAAACAGATCATTTTCCGCGTCATCCGCGAAGGGATCGAAGCGGGGGAATTCCGTCCTGAACTATCTGTAGAAATTACCGGCATGTCAATTATCGGCATGGTCAACTGGACATATAAATGGTATAACCCAGAAGGTCCGCTTTCGATCGAGCAAATCGCAAAATATTTTGCCGATTTTATTTTGCATGCCGTGCTGAAGGAAGAAATGAAGAACAAACCATCCATTTCTCCATTTTTGCTTTCACCTTTGTTTCATTCGTTTTCGAAGGAGAAATAA
- a CDS encoding flavodoxin family protein gives MAKILVLNGSSRENGNTEQLTDIMLKGVSCTRINLRDFLIQPIVDKRHDPAGFTKVDDDYEQIIELVRQHDVLVFATPIYWYGMSGQMKQFIDRWSQSLRDTRFSFKEEMKKKKGFVVICGGDDPYIKGLPLIQQFQYIFQFIGLEYIGYVIGEGNAPGDVLRDNRAISQANYWNTFFRSL, from the coding sequence ATGGCGAAAATATTAGTGTTAAATGGCAGCTCAAGAGAAAATGGAAATACCGAACAGTTGACAGACATCATGTTGAAAGGTGTTTCTTGCACTCGCATCAATCTAAGAGACTTTTTGATTCAGCCGATCGTTGACAAGCGCCACGATCCAGCAGGATTTACGAAAGTGGACGATGATTATGAGCAAATCATTGAACTTGTTCGCCAGCATGATGTTCTTGTATTTGCGACACCCATCTATTGGTATGGAATGAGCGGACAGATGAAACAATTTATCGACCGCTGGTCACAAAGCTTGCGGGATACACGATTTTCTTTTAAAGAAGAAATGAAAAAGAAAAAAGGCTTTGTCGTGATTTGCGGCGGTGACGATCCATATATAAAAGGCCTTCCGCTTATTCAACAGTTTCAGTACATCTTCCAATTTATCGGTCTTGAATACATCGGCTATGTGATCGGGGAAGGAAACGCTCCCGGGGACGTTTTGCGTGACAACCGGGCAATCAGCCAAGCAAATTACTGGAACACTTTTTTCCGCTCGTTATAA
- a CDS encoding alpha/beta hydrolase family protein — MQKAITLTHRGMTLRGMEHIPEKSLDEKVPAVILFHGFTGTKLEPHRLFLKISRALEKQGIASFRFDFLGSGESDGDFEEMTVSKEIEEAHAIVDFVKRDGRIDPSHIYLLGLSMGGLVASVVAGERPNDVAKLILMAPAGNMYELITETIRQENIDVTAPYFDHGGNLVGRSFLEDLQTINVFERAKPYDGPVLLIHGTEDDVVPHRVSHLYEQLCYGSRATVHLIEGANHTFDGHRWETEVIKTILGFVS, encoded by the coding sequence GTGCAAAAAGCGATAACATTGACTCATCGGGGCATGACGCTGCGCGGGATGGAGCATATCCCGGAAAAATCGCTTGATGAAAAGGTCCCTGCGGTTATTTTGTTTCACGGATTTACCGGCACGAAGCTGGAGCCGCATCGCTTGTTTTTAAAAATATCGCGCGCGCTTGAGAAGCAAGGAATTGCCAGCTTCCGCTTTGACTTTTTAGGCAGCGGGGAAAGCGACGGCGATTTTGAAGAGATGACCGTGTCTAAAGAAATAGAGGAAGCGCATGCGATTGTCGACTTTGTCAAACGCGATGGGCGCATTGATCCATCGCACATTTACTTGCTCGGTCTCAGCATGGGCGGGCTTGTTGCCAGCGTCGTTGCTGGCGAAAGACCGAATGATGTCGCGAAATTAATTCTTATGGCGCCGGCGGGAAATATGTACGAGTTGATTACGGAGACGATTCGGCAAGAAAATATCGATGTGACTGCTCCTTATTTTGACCATGGGGGCAACTTAGTCGGACGCTCGTTTTTGGAAGATTTACAAACGATCAACGTATTTGAACGGGCTAAGCCGTACGACGGCCCTGTGCTGCTGATTCATGGAACGGAGGATGATGTTGTGCCGCATCGCGTCAGCCATCTGTATGAGCAATTATGCTATGGCAGCCGCGCTACCGTCCATTTGATTGAAGGAGCCAACCATACGTTTGACGGACATCGCTGGGAAACGGAAGTCATTAAGACGATTCTCGGGTTTGTTTCCTAA
- a CDS encoding DUF6154 family protein, with product MKFIDELYEYYKDRLTGDEEDAEVMTMSILEELDRNDLLQFIQEMSDEELTGMVGLYILECLKAKMAQDGVGQTKPRNMLNIH from the coding sequence GTGAAATTTATTGATGAACTTTATGAATATTACAAAGACCGGCTGACAGGGGACGAAGAAGATGCCGAAGTAATGACAATGTCCATTTTGGAAGAGCTCGACCGAAACGATTTGCTGCAGTTCATCCAAGAAATGAGCGATGAAGAATTAACGGGAATGGTTGGGCTTTACATACTGGAATGTTTGAAAGCAAAAATGGCGCAGGATGGCGTCGGACAAACAAAACCGCGAAATATGCTAAACATTCATTAG
- the ilvA gene encoding threonine ammonia-lyase, which yields MLTLNDVLEAREKMKKVVHQTPLEYSQTFTNLSGNEVYMKLENLQKTGSFKVRGSFNKIMTLSEAERKRGVIAASAGNHAQGVAYSSGMIGIPCTIVMPKGAPLSKVEATKGYGAEVILHGDVFDDSLEYALELQRQRGMTFVHPFDDLAVMAGQGTIGLEIIEQFPEADVVICPVGGGGLLAGVAFTLKQLKPSIEVYGVESSACPGMTAALRHKKPVVIASSDTIADGIAVKKPGNITYQYIEKYVDGVVCVEEAEISRTMLYLLERNKLLVEGSAACPLAALLYQKLPFTEKKVVAILSGGNVDVTLISRIIERGLVESGRFVTFTTVISDKPGQLNKLLRIIAELEANVMSIHQQRIGAKVLPGQAEIHFSLETKNREHIHQIHQVLLKEGYDVELFQ from the coding sequence ATGTTAACATTAAATGATGTTCTAGAAGCAAGGGAAAAAATGAAAAAGGTTGTCCACCAAACTCCGCTTGAATATTCGCAAACATTTACGAATCTTTCTGGAAATGAAGTATACATGAAGTTGGAAAATTTGCAAAAGACAGGATCATTTAAAGTGCGCGGATCGTTTAATAAAATTATGACATTGAGCGAAGCGGAACGAAAGCGCGGAGTCATTGCTGCTTCGGCGGGAAACCACGCTCAAGGAGTCGCTTATTCCAGCGGCATGATCGGCATCCCATGCACGATTGTCATGCCGAAAGGAGCGCCATTAAGCAAGGTGGAAGCGACAAAAGGATACGGGGCAGAAGTGATTTTGCACGGCGATGTGTTTGACGATTCACTTGAGTACGCGTTGGAACTGCAGCGGCAGCGCGGCATGACGTTTGTTCATCCGTTTGATGATTTGGCGGTGATGGCAGGACAAGGAACAATTGGTTTAGAAATTATCGAACAGTTTCCGGAAGCCGATGTGGTGATATGCCCAGTCGGGGGCGGCGGGCTGCTTGCCGGAGTGGCGTTTACATTAAAGCAGTTAAAGCCTTCGATTGAAGTATATGGCGTCGAATCGTCCGCATGCCCAGGAATGACGGCGGCGCTCCGCCATAAAAAACCGGTGGTGATTGCTTCTTCGGATACGATTGCCGATGGGATCGCGGTAAAAAAGCCGGGAAATATCACGTACCAATATATTGAGAAATACGTCGACGGCGTTGTTTGCGTTGAAGAAGCGGAAATTTCGCGGACGATGTTATATTTGCTGGAGCGGAACAAACTGTTAGTCGAGGGATCGGCGGCATGTCCGCTGGCGGCGCTGTTGTATCAAAAACTTCCATTTACCGAAAAAAAAGTTGTCGCCATATTAAGCGGCGGCAATGTCGATGTCACCCTTATTTCGCGGATTATTGAGCGAGGGCTCGTCGAATCCGGACGGTTTGTTACCTTTACGACCGTTATTTCTGATAAGCCTGGCCAGCTCAATAAGCTGTTGCGCATCATCGCTGAATTGGAAGCAAACGTCATGTCGATCCATCAACAACGCATCGGCGCAAAAGTATTGCCGGGCCAGGCAGAAATTCATTTCTCGCTTGAAACCAAAAATCGCGAACATATTCATCAAATACATCAAGTACTGCTGAAAGAAGGATATGATGTGGAGTTGTTCCAATAA